TAAGTAAtacttttgtttaaaaaaaaaattagtagtGTAAGAACAAAATAGCATTTGGCCATTAATTTTgacagaaaggaaaaaaaaaaaaaactcttcgATTTACCTTAACagggtttgaaaaatcacaaattcatccctaaaatattttgtaaacCTTAGCCTCCAACTACACATCTTTATCACCATCATGATCTTATAATTGTCAACCCCCATCACCCTCTTTTTATCATGGTATGAGTTGTTGTTGAAGACAACTTCAATTGATCGAGTTTTTTATGATAACTTCATTTGATCAAATTGTCGACAATTTGATTGAGTAAAAGTTATCATCGATAACATCGttcaatcaattaaatcattaataatTGATCCATTTTAGATACTTGTCATTGATAATAACTTGAATTCATCTAGCCTAGAAAggaaataaagtaaaagaataaaGGAGGAATAGAGGAAGAAGTAAGTTAGagtgaaaggaaatgaaaataaatagcaattttgatatttaattttttaaaatttttattaatttaggattacaaactaattttaaaaaacgaaATAGTAaggattaaataataattttactcattgacactattttaatattatttcattaaccGTTTTTGATTTTGGGTATTAAAGTGTTATATGTGCTATCTAGGGGTAGAAAAGGTTATTCagccaaaccttgggtgtgaaAGCGTCATTAACTCTTctaaatgatattttgatttCCTATTTTGCCCTCCATCCATTTCCCgccatttattttctttttatattcttcAATAAGAAAacccttttctttttatattcctCAGTAAGAAAACCCAACAGAAAAATAACTAACTTCTGTGATCTCTGAATTCTCTCCAAGAAACCAACACAACCGTATGGGCAAGAAAAAACAACGTCCTTCTTCTTCCCGTCTCAACCCACCGCCACCATCCACCACTACTGCTTCCGCCTCTGAAACGCCACATCCACAGCCACAGCGACCGCCACCGGCTGAATCATCACTATACCCTGTGATCTTTCGTGAAGGCTCAAAGGTTCAGGAGGAAATGAAACGTGGGAACTACGAGAAGGCCTTACAGATAGTGAGGAAATCAATTTCTAGTCACAAACGCTCGCCTTACCTTATGTACCTTGAAGCTGTTGTTCTCCAGCTTCTTGCGAAAACAAAAGCCAGAGATTCCAAGGAAATGGTGAGATACTTAAAAGACGCAAGCGACTCCGTTGGGTTCGCTGTGCATTCATTGCCCCGTTCCATCCATTTTGCTTCGTGTAAACTCTCTGTTCTCTATCAGCAGCTTTGCTGAATGATAAAGATTGGGGTGAAGCGACTCAAGAATGCAAGAGCCTGTTAAACCTAAAGATTGAGAATGTAACTGACCCGGGTGTGGATATGTTTCTTGAAGAGAATGAAAAGGCGAATTCTAGtaaagattcaagaattgaGTATGAGAAGCAAGTGATTACGCAGTATTTACAGCTTTGTGAGGAAGAGCAGAAGAGAGTTGAAAAGGTTGTTAAGGAGAGAGTAGAAAAGACAAGTGGTACATTACAGGAGATCAAGAAGGAGTTTGAAACAGAAATCAAGAACTGGCGTGCGATGAAACAGGTGAAGACTCATTATGGTATGGAGAAGTACTATGAGGTTTATGATGTAAAGAGAGTGGAATATAAGTCCTTCTGGAATACATTAAGTGCTGAGAAGAAAAGGGATTTCTTTAAAGTGAGTCTTGAGGAGCTTCAAAGACATTGGACATCAATAAATGTTCATTTGGCAGGCAAGGAAGCCATTGATTTTGCTAAAGAACACAAAACTTGGATGTGTTGGGAGTGTTGTGATTGCCGCCTGAAGTTTGGAGATTTGGGGTTGTATAGAAAACATTCCAGAGAGTTTCATTGGAGGAATCTTGATGGGGTGGAATTGGAGTTTCAAATTCCTGGTAAAGTGATTGCGTTTATTGAGAATGGTGAGTGGAAGCCTTTAGATGCTGAATACTGGGTAGATAAAATTCTAAGTAAGATAGAATCCGAGTCTTTTAGTTCCTCCAATTGTGATTTGTTTGATGAGCAAACCTTAAATGAGAGTCTGCAAGATTTGATTGGCTGTGAAACTAATGAGAATGAATTAGCTGAGCGTGTAATGATTCTCAAGGGTATCCGTGGGATGCTTCGCTTGTTTCTCCTACATAATTGTCTTGCAAAGACATATCTTGATTGGGCAATACAATTTACAGTTGAAGAGTTTGAGGATCTAATTCCATTTTCACAACGTCTTGGGGTGGAAGCCATTCAGATCATATGCCTTTTGAGAGCAACAGAGCTAAGACAGGTTCAACGATTCTTTCAGAAACTCACTGATATTATTGGCAAACTTATAAATCCTAAATTGGTTAGTCTTATAGATGATAATCTTAGTTGTGTTCAAGTGTTTGATATCAATGAGAAAGTTGAAATTGGTGAAGTATTAACAAGTCGCCTTTTGGATGAGAGATTCCTAAGGGGAGATGAGATTTGTCTAAGTAATGATTCTGGAAATGTTAAAGATGAGATTCTTCTGCACAGTGATGAATTACTATCATGGCTATGTGAAGGCGCAACCATCCCAATAGCTCTAAAGGCATGCCTCAGTTTGAAAGATTCTCAAAAACAGAAATCAAAAGAGATTTTTCAGATATTTCGAAAAGAATATTCACAAGATGAACAATTATATGATTCTAAGTTATGCAGTGCAACTAGAATCACATTGAAAGCAATTGAGGCAGTTGAGAGTATCCGTCCTAAAGAGATTGAGGAGGGGGATAAAAGTATAGCAGAGTCTTATTTTAGACTcttgaagaagagagaaaaggaacTTGACGGGATGTTTGATATCCCTTGTATGATTGAGAGATCTTTGATTTCCAATGTTTTAGAGGATATTCTAAATCGAGCGAAACATCTAGCAAGCTTATCTAGTCAAAGAACTGAATCTGAAAGTTTGAGTGAAGCAGATGAGTTGAAAATGCTTGAAGACTTGGAATTTGGTGAAGATTTGGTAAGAATAACATTACAGAGGAACAGAATAAAGTCACTAGAAGATGTAAGTTTGCAGATTATATTGATTATGCACCAAAATTTGGAACTAAAGAATAAGGAAATTGTATTTATTTGCTTTCTGTCTCACTGTGTTCATTCTTGCAGCTGGCCTTTGTCAAGGCAAGATTGTCATCAGATGTTTGTGCCATAATGCAGCACGAATTGAAACTTGAGAAGGTGTCCTTGTATGACTACAGGTCAATCATTTTGCCATTGTTGAAGTCATTTTTGCAGGTTTGCTTCTGCATCCTCTTGCtgatttttaagtaatttaatgcatgataGTTTAGACTGAATTTCCTGTTACTAGGCAAATCTGGAACATCTGAAGTATGAGTATACAGCAGCAGCTCTTGCATCAGAGATTGATGACAGCAATATAAGCAGAAAAGGTTGTGACAATGCTCCAGAAAATCaagataaaaagaagaagaaaaagaaaaagaagaatatttcTGACAAGGATAAGAAATCCAAGGTCATACAGCTGCTGCTGCTTTTGTTTGTTAAATACTGTGAAAGCTTTTAGCTGTGTtcaacatataattttcttGTGAAGTGAGTTGATGTTTGGGTAACATTTCAGGCAACTGACTCCAATGAACCCGTTCAGCTCCATCAGAAAGATGTTGAACAAGCGTAAATCCTTGtctaatcctaattaaattctGACATCATAGACCTTTTCCCTCTTGAATGTTGCTTTCTGTGTATAGTATCTTATATCAATAATCTGTGATTTTTCAGAGACAAGCCAGATTCTGAGCTTGGGGTTACTGCAAGGGTTGAAGACTTGCAAGAATCGATGTTGAACGAATCGAAACTGCTCGATAAACGTTTGGAGGAACTAAGGAAAATTGAGAATGAGTTTGCTGAGAAAAGAAGGTCACAAGCTGAAGCTGAAAATGTTGAAGGTCTAAATCTTGGTACTTGTTTTCCCTCTCATTGAACATACTTCTCTACTATCTTGTAGATTGAATGGCTCTAATAAGTAGTgtgtttttctccttttcttggTTGAGTTTTGCAGATTCTTCTGATAAAGTAACAAAGACTGCTGATGAGTTGGAGACGGCGAAGGCCGTAAAGAATGAATGTGGGCAAGAGGAGGTTCCAGAGAAGAATGAAGGTGAACAAGAGGAGGTTTCAGAGAAGAATGAAGGTGAGCAAGAGGAGGCTTCAGAGAAGAATGGAGGTGAGCGAGAGAAGGCTTCAGAGAAGAATGGAGGTGAGCGAGAGGAGGCTTCAGAAAAGAATGGAAGTGAGCAAGAGGAGGCTCCAGAGAGGAATAAAGGTAAGCAAAAGGAGGCTCCAGACAGGAGTGAAGTTGAGCAAGAGGAGGTTTCAGAGAGGAATGAAGCTGAGCAAGAGGAGGTTTCAGAGAGAGATGAAGGTGAACAAGGGGAGGTTTCAGAGAGAGATGAAGGTGAGCAAGAGGAGGTTTCAGAGAAGAATGAAAGTGAGCAAGAGGAGGCTTCAGAAAAGAATGAAGGTGAGCAAGAGGAGGCTCCAGATAGGAATGAAGGTGAGCAAGAGGTGGCTCCAGAGAAGAGTGAATGTGAGCAAGAGGAGGCTCCAGAGAGGAATGAAGGTGAGCAAGAGGAGGCTCCAGAGAAGTGTGAAGGTGAGCAAGAGGGGGCTCCAGAGAAGGGTGAAGGTGAGCAAGAGGGGGCTCCAGAGAGGAGTGAAGTTGAGCAAGAGGAGGTTTCAGAGAGGACTGAAGGTGAGCAAGAGGAGGTTTCAGAGAAGAATGAAGGTGAGCAAGAGGAGGTTTCAGAGAGAGATGAAGGTGAACAAGAGGAGGTTTCAGAGAGAGATGAAGGTGAACAAGAGGTGGTTTCAGAGAAGAATGTAGCTGAGCAAGAGAAGGTTTCAGAGAAGAATGAAGGTGAACAAGAGGAGGTTATAGAGATCAAGATGGAGGATTTGGATTagtatttgaatgaatttgtaTTGCAAGTGCTGTCGATCTTTAAAAGATATACAGTATGTTTTTGAAGCACCTCATTTTGATTACAAATCTCACAAATCTAAAATTCTTAAACCAGATtcttgaaaaatgtttttacaagTTCTTCAACACACAGTCAGGCCACTCCATCACCTTGCACCACCACCGTGATAACTAATACATCATTTGAATACTTAACTTGAGTATTCAAATTTGGATAAACATAATATTGCTTATTTGAGAATTCAAGAGGATTGAGCAAAAGAGTAAAAAAGTATTGGGCAAAAATATTCAAGTTTCCATTGTGAAACCACACACAACAAAATGCACTAATACTCCAAACGAGAACACAAAGTTTACATGAAAAAGCAATACGAGAAAACTTATATGGAGAAAATTTTACTATGAatgaaattaatacaaaatcaaaaaaggattaattttggtttttaatatgCTAGAAGCCCTCACACTCACTCTTgcttttcatataaattaatgcAACTTTTATATGTAAAACCATAGTAAGTACATGTGTATCCGCAAGTCGCATGCCAGTAATAGATAATACAATTCTTGCCTGCATAATCTTTCTGATTTATCAGAGATAGCTGATATTCTATCTGTTACCTACTACATTTACTTATGTGATGAGAAGGCTTTACAATGAGTCATTGGTCTAATCTCTCTACTACCAAAACAAATCTCCTTAAAAATCCACATATCAAATATACACTTATTCTGAATTTGAATAACCTTTTATAGAGTTCAGATCACACCGCTATTGAGCAATTTCCAAAGAAGTAGAACTAGAATGGGTTTGTGATCGTGCAAAATTTTACACCCTAAAGTGATGGTGGATTTCCTATTTGCCCTACTTCCATTTATCAGCCCATTTCATTTATGTTTACCTTCTAACTAGAAAACCCACAAAATCATAACTAACTAATTGCAATTTCTGATTTCCCTCCAAGAAAATAACACGAAACATGGGCAAGAAAATACAGGAGCCTTCCTCTTCACGTTTCATACAGATAAAACCTCTGTCTCTGCCCCCCTCAGCTGAAGTTGCTTCCGCCTCTGAACCACCAAACCCACCGGCTGAATCACTAGACCCTGTGATCTTTAGGGAAGGCTCGCAGATTCAGGAGGCAATGAAGCGTGGAAACTACTTCAAGGCCTTCCAGATGGTCAAGAAATCAGTTTGTTGTCACCAAGACTCGCCTCACTTTTTCAACCTTATTGCTGTAGCTCTCCAGTTTCTTGCTAAAACAGCGGCCAAAGATTCAAAGGAAATGGTCGATTACTTAGATAAGGCATATCAGTCGGTTCAATTCGCCGTGATGTCGATGCCGCATTCCATCCATTTTGCTTCGTGTGAAGTTGCTATTCTCTATCTAAAAGCTTTGTTCAATGCTAAATATTGGGCCAAAGCGATTCAAATTTGCAACAGCGctttaaatttaaagattgaGAATTTAACCGATCCGGGAGTGGATAAGTTTCTTCAGGAGAATGAAATGGGGAATTCGAGTAAAGAACTGAGAATTGAGAATGAGAGGAGGATGATTAGTCAGTATTTACATCTTTGTAAGGATGAGAAGAAGCTTACGGGTATGAAGGTTCAAGTGGAAAAGGCTAATAAGAAGATTGTAGAAAATGCAGATGGTACATTACAGGAGATGGTGACAGAACTAGAGAGGATCAGGAAGAAGCTCGAAGCAGTCATAGAAAATTGGCGCACTTTTAAGCAGATAAAGACTCAATATGGTATGGAGAAGTACTATGATGgtaatgaagaaaagaaagagaaatataaGTCATTTTGGGGAGCATTGAGTGAAGTGAAGAAAACGGATTTCTGTAAAGTGAGTATCAAAGACCTTGAAAGGCATTCAAAGTCGATAAATTGTCATTTGGCGGGGAATGTTTTCAGGGAAGCTATTGAATTTGCAAAGGAGCACAAAACCTGGAAATGCTGGGAGTGTTGTGATTGTGACAAGAAATTTGGTGATTTGGAGTTGTATAGGAAGCATTTCAGGGAGTTGCATTTGAAGAATCTTGATGGTATTAAACTGCAATCTTGGATTTCCTGTGAAGTGATTGAGTTGATTGAGAATAGGGAGTGGAAGCCTTTAGATGCTAAATGGGGGATAATGACTATTATGAATAAGATTAAATCTGAATCTTTTAGTTCTTCTGATATCTGCCTGTTTGATGAGAATAGCTTAAATGACAGTGAAAGTTCTTCTATTGAAGAGACAGTGCAGGATTTTGTTTACATTACAATTGATGAGAATGAATCATCTAGCACATCCGAGGAACATCAGAAATGGCAATTTGATGACGATACATGTGCAGCGATTCTCAATAGTGTTCAGTGGATGTTTCACTTGCTTCTCGAGAAGGAATGTCTTGCACCAACATTTCTTCATTGGGCAATACAATATACGGTTGAAAAGTTTGAGGATCTACTTCCATTTTCTCGGTGTCTTGAGTTGGAATCCATTATGATCATCTGCCTTTTGGGAGCTGTAGAGCTGAGACAGGTTCATGAATTCTTGAAGGATCTAGCAGAAACTTGTGGTTTAATGGAATATCAAGAGACAGGTAGCACTACAGAtgataaacttttaattataaatcctGAATTGGTTATTTTTGATACAGTGTTTGATTTCAAACAGAGGGTTGAAATTAGTGATGACTTAACAAGTCTCCTTTTGGATGTGAGATTCTTGGCAGAAGAGCTTAATCTTACTAATGATTTTGAAGATGTTGTAGATAATAATTCTGCAGTAACTTTTGATGCCATTGTATGTGAAAACGAGATTGTTCCTGAAAGTGTTGACTTTGTATCATGGTTATATGAAGGCCCAACAATCCAGTTTGTTATGAAGTCTCGGAGCAGTCTGAAAGATTCTCAAAGACTGAAAGCAAAGGAATTCTTTCAGATATTTCTCAAAGAATATTCACAAGTAGAGAGACTATGCGAGTCTGATTTTAACCGCGTGCATAGAATCACATTGGAAGCAATTCAGGCAGTTGAGAGTATATTTCCAAAAGAGATTGAGAAGGGGGATAAAAGTATGGCACAGTCTTATGTCAGACTATTGAGGAAGAGGCAAAAGGAACTTGAATCTAATGATGACATTTCTAGTCAATTGCAGAAAGCTATAATTTACGAAGTTATATCAGATATTCTGAATCGAGCACGTGCAGTTAAAAGACTAGCAGCTTCATGGAATAAGACTGGATTTCAAAGTTTCGCTGAAGAAGATGAATTGAAAATGCTTGAACACTTTGAGACTGCTGAAATTTTTGCAAGATCAACATTGCAGAAGATTAGACTTAGGTCGTTGAAAGAAGTAAGTTTGACTATTTCTACATTCCACATTGTTCTTTTCAGTTGTTGAATGTCATATCATGCCTATTTCCACTTCTCATTTACCAGCATAGCTTCATGAAAATGCTTCAATTGTTAAGTGTCAAAATGATTTCTCTTTGGCCTAACTGGTTCTAGATGAAATGAGGCAATtgtgtttctttgtttttggtcTCACTGTATTCATTCTTGCAGCAAGCCTTTGTTGATGCAATAATCTTCCGGGCTATTGGTGCCATTAAACAACATGAATCGAAACTTGAGATGATGTCTTCATATGACTATAGGTCAATGATTCTTCCTTTGTTGAAGTCTTTTTTGCAGGTATGTTACTGGACCCTCTGGCTGTTTTCTTACTAATTTAATACAGATGGTCTTACACTAAATTTCTTTACCAGACAAATCTGGAAGATCTGTTTGACAAGGATGTGGCGGCAAAGTATGATGCCACAGCCGAAGCTCTAGTAGAAAAAATTGATGACAGGAAAAAATTTGGCAAAGTTTGTGATaatgtgagagaaaaaatagataaaaagaagaaaaataacaagaaaaagttcagaaaggaaaaaaaacccaAGGTCTTAAAAGCTgcttttggttttgtttgtttatattatgGAAGCTTTAACTGTTCTACATATAATTTTCTTGTGACATGAGCCAATGTTTGGTAAAAATTTAGGCAGTTGACTGTATTGAGACCTTTCAGCTCCATCAGAATGATGCTGAAAAAGAGTAAATCTCTGATCTAATTCCATTGCAGTACTCAAATTAtagacctttttttttcttgaagtttGCTAACATACACACCCTGAAGGTTGCTTTCTGTCTATAATATCTTATGTCAATAATCTATGAGTCTTCAGAGACACTCCAAAATTTGAGATTGGTGTTTCTGCAAGTGCTGAAGACATGAGAGAATGGACTGTGATCGAGGAAAAACAGCTTGAAGAACAGTTGGAGAAGCAGAGGATTTTTGAGAATGAGTGTGCAGAGAAAAGATCTCAAGCTGATGCTGAAAAAGTAGTAGGCCTAAACCTTGGTACTTCTGTTTTCCTCTCATTTGCTTATgttctgaatttttttatttttgtgctagATGATAGTTTCATTATTGATAATAGCATATTTCTAATAACTTCTACAATTCCTTTGATTAGAAGTTTCAGATTCTTCTGAAAAACGAGTAGAAATGACCAAGAATAAGAttaggaggaagaagaaaaatttcAGAAAGGACTGGAAATCCAAGGTCCTAACTCCTCCTGCTTctggtttttgtttgtttataatgGAAGCTACTTTTCAGctcataatttttatgaaatgatcTCATGTTTAATTGACATGTATAGGCAGGAAGTTCTAGTGTGAACTTTCAGCTCCATCAATGTGAAGCTGAACAAGTGTATATCTCTTTTCCAATCACATTTCAATACTTGAAAAGTTTGCTTTTTGTTTATAGCATCTTATATGAATGACCTATGAGTTTTCAGGGCCAATGCAAATTGCGAGAGTGGTGTTTATGCAAATTCCAAAGAATTGACTGAATCAACTGTAATTGAGGACTTGGGAAGATTGATCGTTATTGAGGCTAAACAACTTGAAGAACTTGCGCAGAATCAGaggaaaatagaaaatgagAGTGCAGATAAAAGGAGGTTTAAAGCTGATGTTGAAAAAGCTGTATGCCTAAGCCTTGGTACTAATCCTTTCCTTCTAATTGAACGTACGCCTGATGGAAGTTTCATAATTGATCATTAATGTTTTTCATACTTTCAGATTCTTTTGAAAAACATCACGGATTTTTATCAACTGATGTGAGGAATGGCAGCACGCCGCGATTTGATGTACACCAATATGTAATTATACAGGTTGTGATTGCATAACTAGATGATGCTAGTCCTTCTAGATTAATAATTCTGCACTTTTCATCTACATTTTACTATCTATTGATTCTATTGCATTACAGTCACAATGGCGGTTAAGACAGCTTCGTGATGAGTCCATGAGTAGATCAGAAATATACCACACTCATGCTGGAAATCCATGTTTTTTATGTGCTCTTCAGGATTCATTTGCTGTCATGCATATTGCCTCTAGAATTATGCCAGAAGTAGCTTTTGTGCCAGTCCCTTCAAGAAAATTGCCAGTTAACTTTTTCTTCAAGGACTGGGTGGGTACACTGCAgactttttttctaaatcatctTTCTCTTCCAAGTTTTTAACTTCTGAATTGACTAATTGAATTTCTGATTTAAATTTCTCCTTTCTAGTTAAACTCAGAAGATGTTCCTGAAAGTGAGCATTCATATGAATTGAAACAACAACTTGTTGCTGAAGTAATGAAAATTGTTGAAGAGCTGGAGGCTGAGAGGAATAGAAAGAATGAAGCTAAACAAGAGGACCTTTCAGAGCACAAGATGGTGAAACTGTTTGTTGAATCAACAAGCTTTcgaaatgaaattacaaaaacacaGCACATACAAAACTTCTGATTgattaaaagaagataataCGTATATAGAGCTTCTGTACAATTGAAATTACAGTACAGTTTCAGCTTCGTTCCTCACATCATATGTTACAAATCAATGCTATGCTAGCTGAAGATTCCTGGCCGGCTGCCTACTTGAGATCCTTTGCCACTGGaaaaaatggcaacaatcaatAAATACACATGTAACACCTAGATAAATCTTATATCagcaaaatacaaaaaaaatgttggatataaatgaaCATCTCACATTATTTAGAAATACTAAGATAAAACTAGTTATATAATCTTTAAGCgctaaacaaataaaatgagtTTTGGGATGCAAATTCTAAAAGCAAAGCTGTAATAAACTCTCTATCCAAAGCGGACAATTTGACACTATTAGATCAAGATATTACAAATGATATCAAAGTCACTACGAATGTTCTTTTGACCAACGGTAGGATAAAATTCAGTAAGGATGTTGAATCCAATAAGAGAGTAAATATAACATCCTTAgacaaattacaaattaactAATCACGAGAGAGATATTAGGTACGTATGAGAATCTCATATTACCCAAACTCAATATTGTGATGGGTTTTGTCAAAAAGGgacaataatttaacatttgaCCTAAGATGgtacaatatattaaaattagagaagtAATAGGGGATTAACAAAGACTTACCTTGAGCTTTTGAAGGAACAACAAGAAGATGCATGTGACATTATTTGGAGGAAGATGTAACTTGCTAGGATGCAGCTTCCCATTCAATGGATTTCTTGaacaaacaattatattatcCATTCCTATCTCTTCTTTCATAGCTTATTTTCAATTCCTCCACCCCACTTCCCTTAAATGTGAAACGAAGCTCTCTTTGTATCATCAACATTGCCATTTTCATCAGTCAAATTATAAACATGTCTTCCCTCAGCTCTTGGTGGTGAAGCTGCAAACGAAATAGCTTGTGCACAGTTATATACAAAACATGTGATAGACATCAATTGtgaaactcaaaaataaaatcataacaaattaTGTGTTTagaatgaacaatattttgataatctatcgaACTATTAAATCATGATATCAACTTTATCGTGCGTATTCTCTTAAACAATGGTAAATGAGAATGTATGACACATCATTGGGCATCAGATAAGATTGGTTGAATTCATTTAGCCTCTAAACTGGAGTCCAAAGCAAACAAATCTTAACATTTGGCAGGGTTACAAGGAATTACATATACAATTTGTGAATATTACGTACAAAATGACAAATACATTTTGTACAAAACATAaagtattattaatattttaatcagaaaattacaattgaaaataaataaacaaattcttAACGTATTCGTAGGAACATGTTGAATACGTTTTACATTCTTCgtatttttttcaatcatttctaattttctataaaagaaaaagaaaataaaaacacaattttttttaatggacaCCTAAATTACCTCCTCATTTGAAGGGGACTTTAGCCAAAAGGcagtaggagaaaatgtttccgCTGGTGCATTCTTCTCAACAGCCTTAAGTGGACGCGGTCCGGCGTGTGGCGGCGGGGTCGGCGACCGAGGAACGGAAGTAGGTTTCTGAAACTCTAAAACATCAACATCCCATATAATCCATTCTTGCGTGTGGCTTCTGTGTGGAATGTCATGCGTGACTGAGTTTCTCCACGGGGGGAGGCCGCCGTTGCCCCGCAAATAATAACCGTATCGCGTCTTCAGCTTCACCTGGACGCCTTCTCGGATGGGTTCCCATTCGACCGACGAATCCAATCTCCCCGGAAGAGTTTGCAGCACCTTCTTCCCGGTGACTCCGAGTAAAAACGGCATGTTTGAAGCTGTTAAGTATTTCCCATAACAGCTTTTCAAACGCAGAACGTTCACATTCGGAACAAACTCCACTGTCCATTTTGCATTCTCGCCGGCGCCATTGCGGTCCTGGGAAACgtgttcttcatcttcttcgGCTAACAAATACTTGTCGTGGTGGCTCTTGAAACGCACCACTTTCGCTTTCTCGAAGACTTCCATTGCAGACtagaataaaaatcaataattaagaaagaaaccatatgaaaaaaatataaaaattcatgcatgaaagataataaatgaTTGATTATCTACCCAGATTATTCGAAACTAGCAGATTTTGCTAGtgggaaaggaagagaaaatgaagaagaaagtgagaggTTGATGAGGCTATAGGTTGAGAGAAATTAAAGGATGCCATAGCTTATTTGCTGGTTTCCGGGGCAACAATTTGCTATTCTGGGTTATAATACGAGTAATTTTAGTTATGAGAGAGATTTGTTATATCATCTTAATGGGTTGTGTTTGTACTGAATATGAATACAATTCGATCTATTGTGTCAAAACATAACTTACGTATACGTCGTATTAACAAGTGTTTGTCATAATAAGATCTACAATCTACTAAAAATTGCAGCCTGAAGGAT
The genomic region above belongs to Mangifera indica cultivar Alphonso chromosome 15, CATAS_Mindica_2.1, whole genome shotgun sequence and contains:
- the LOC123197543 gene encoding uncharacterized protein LOC123197543 codes for the protein MGKKIQEPSSSRFIQIKPLSLPPSAEVASASEPPNPPAESLDPVIFREGSQIQEAMKRGNYFKAFQMVKKSVCCHQDSPHFFNLIAVALQFLAKTAAKDSKEMVDYLDKAYQSVQFAVMSMPHSIHFASCEVAILYLKALFNAKYWAKAIQICNSALNLKIENLTDPGVDKFLQENEMGNSSKELRIENERRMISQYLHLCKDEKKLTGMKVQVEKANKKIVENADGTLQEMVTELERIRKKLEAVIENWRTFKQIKTQYGMEKYYDGNEEKKEKYKSFWGALSEVKKTDFCKVSIKDLERHSKSINCHLAGNVFREAIEFAKEHKTWKCWECCDCDKKFGDLELYRKHFRELHLKNLDGIKLQSWISCEVIELIENREWKPLDAKWGIMTIMNKIKSESFSSSDICLFDENSLNDSESSSIEETVQDFVYITIDENESSSTSEEHQKWQFDDDTCAAILNSVQWMFHLLLEKECLAPTFLHWAIQYTVEKFEDLLPFSRCLELESIMIICLLGAVELRQVHEFLKDLAETCGLMEYQETGSTTDDKLLIINPELVIFDTVFDFKQRVEISDDLTSLLLDVRFLAEELNLTNDFEDVVDNNSAVTFDAIVCENEIVPESVDFVSWLYEGPTIQFVMKSRSSLKDSQRLKAKEFFQIFLKEYSQVERLCESDFNRVHRITLEAIQAVESIFPKEIEKGDKSMAQSYVRLLRKRQKELESNDDISSQLQKAIIYEVISDILNRARAVKRLAASWNKTGFQSFAEEDELKMLEHFETAEIFARSTLQKIRLRSLKEQAFVDAIIFRAIGAIKQHESKLEMMSSYDYRSMILPLLKSFLQTNLEDLFDKDVAAKYDATAEALVEKIDDRKKFGKVCDNAVDCIETFQLHQNDAEKEDTPKFEIGVSASAEDMREWTVIEEKQLEEQLEKQRIFENECAEKRSQADAEKVVGLNLEVSDSSEKRVEMTKNKIRRKKKNFRKDWKSKVLTPPASGRKF
- the LOC123197221 gene encoding uncharacterized protein LOC123197221; amino-acid sequence: MSRSEIYHTHAGNPCFLCALQDSFAVMHIASRIMPEVAFVPVPSRKLPVNFFFKDWLNSEDVPESEHSYELKQQLVAEVMKIVEELEAERNRKNEAKQEDLSEHKMVKLFVESTSFRNEITKTQHIQNF
- the LOC123197542 gene encoding neurofilament medium polypeptide-like, giving the protein MGKKKQRPSSSRLNPPPPSTTTASASETPHPQPQRPPPAESSLYPVIFREGSKVQEEMKRGNYEKALQIVRKSISSHKRSPYLMYLEAVVLQLLAKTKARDSKEMVRYLKDASDSVGFAVHSLPPLLNDKDWGEATQECKSLLNLKIENVTDPGVDMFLEENEKANSSKDSRIEYEKQVITQYLQLCEEEQKRVEKVVKERVEKTSGTLQEIKKEFETEIKNWRAMKQVKTHYGMEKYYEVYDVKRVEYKSFWNTLSAEKKRDFFKVSLEELQRHWTSINVHLAGKEAIDFAKEHKTWMCWECCDCRLKFGDLGLYRKHSREFHWRNLDGVELEFQIPGKVIAFIENGEWKPLDAEYWVDKILSKIESESFSSSNCDLFDEQTLNESLQDLIGCETNENELAERVMILKGIRGMLRLFLLHNCLAKTYLDWAIQFTVEEFEDLIPFSQRLGVEAIQIICLLRATELRQVQRFFQKLTDIIGKLINPKLVSLIDDNLSCVQVFDINEKVEIGEVLTSRLLDERFLRGDEICLSNDSGNVKDEILLHSDELLSWLCEGATIPIALKACLSLKDSQKQKSKEIFQIFRKEYSQDEQLYDSKLCSATRITLKAIEAVESIRPKEIEEGDKSIAESYFRLLKKREKELDGMFDIPCMIERSLISNVLEDILNRAKHLASLSSQRTESESLSEADELKMLEDLEFGEDLVRITLQRNRIKSLEDLAFVKARLSSDVCAIMQHELKLEKVSLYDYRSIILPLLKSFLQANLEHLKYEYTAAALASEIDDSNISRKGCDNAPENQDKKKKKKKKKNISDKDKKSKATDSNEPVQLHQKDVEQADKPDSELGVTARVEDLQESMLNESKLLDKRLEELRKIENEFAEKRRSQAEAENVEGLNLDSSDKVTKTADELETAKAVKNECGQEEVPEKNEGEQEEVSEKNEGEQEEASEKNGGEREKASEKNGGEREEASEKNGSEQEEAPERNKGKQKEAPDRSEVEQEEVSERNEAEQEEVSERDEGEQGEVSERDEGEQEEVSEKNESEQEEASEKNEGEQEEAPDRNEGEQEVAPEKSECEQEEAPERNEGEQEEAPEKCEGEQEGAPEKGEGEQEGAPERSEVEQEEVSERTEGEQEEVSEKNEGEQEEVSERDEGEQEEVSERDEGEQEVVSEKNVAEQEKVSEKNEGEQEEVIEIKMEDLD